The Methanohalophilus portucalensis DNA window AGGTGACATTATTCTGGTTGAAGGAAAAAGGGATGTTTCTTCATTGCGCAGTCTCGGTATACATGGTATTATTAAAAAGGTAACCCATATCCCCCTGCTTGATCTATCCGAAAAACTGCGGGACATGGATCGCTGTGTTATTATTCTGACTGATTGGGACAGAAGGGGAAATATACTTGCAGACAAAATTTCTTCCGATCTGGAATATATGGATGTCGATGTGGATACTTCTATCAGAAATAGATTGGTGTCCCTTGTTCAAAAAGAGATAAAAGATGTAGAAAGTCTTGATAGTCACATGAAAAAAATGAAACATACTGTTTTACAACAGTATTATTGAAGTAATTCTCGGGAAGTTGTCCTGCCACATTTGCGGCAGTAGTAAAGGACATTGGATTTCATCTTCATTACTTTTAACTTTTCCCTGCATTGAGTGCATATCTTACAGGAGGATGCTTGCATCATACTACCCTCAAGCAAGCATAGTTATGGAATCAAGGCGTGCTGTTCCCTCTACTGTCCAGTAATCGCACACATTGCAATATTCTATTCCATTTTCATTGACTTCCATTTCTGAATGGCATTCAGGACATCTTTTCAGTCTTGTCATATTATTCTCCCCATATATCTTTGAAATAGGATTAGTACTAAAAGTAAATTATTCGTACCCCACTTATTAGTAAATCCCGTTTGTACTTATAGGATTATTTTTGTATTTAAATGTAGTGTGACAATTCAACTTGTTTTTTATTAAATGTTATTTTCATGTATGTTTGGTCCTTCAGGTATTTCTCAGGAATGAATATCCAAAAAGCAGGATGGCTACTACAAATCCGGCGATTCCCAGTTCATTGGTTGCTGTGTCGGCTCTGGTAGCAAGATAGGCCGATGTAATCAGGATTATTGATAGGAATACATAGCTTGCGAAGTTTTCATACATCCTGTTTCTTTTAATCTCATTGGTTTTGTTCTCCAATTT harbors:
- a CDS encoding toprim domain-containing protein; protein product: MSSFLNNSSLTPSSMYEIKRRYELLDELLKELIKCSDEGDIILVEGKRDVSSLRSLGIHGIIKKVTHIPLLDLSEKLRDMDRCVIILTDWDRRGNILADKISSDLEYMDVDVDTSIRNRLVSLVQKEIKDVESLDSHMKKMKHTVLQQYY